The sequence GGAATCATGGAGTGTTGTGTCGTGCTACTTTTCTCCAATATTCAATGCCTTCATTCCATGGCAAGCTGCGACAAAAACATCTGCTATGCGCAGGACACCGATTATTTCCTCATCCCTTTTGACAAGTAGTGAAAGGTGATTGCCACTCACCAGTTTGTGAACAGCAATATCAAGTGGACTTGATTCTGCAACGTATTCATCAGGTGTCGGTTTCTGCATGAATTCTTCCACTTTTTTACCGGCAGCTTTTTTTAGGGCCTGTTGGGTGAAAATTTTTGTGTCAAGACGAATAGTTTCTCTGATGTTTTCGATATATGCGTCACTGAAATTAAACATTTTAAGTTTGCTGAGGTCTTTTGAAAGCTCCTCTCCGGCTTCTATAGCCTTGAGTATCCTGTGTTGGCTGATTCTGCCGACAACTTTTTTCTCATCGTCCAGAACAAGAATGGCTCGGTGCTGATATTTGCCGTGATAGAATTTTTCCTGAGCCTGCTCAAGCGCTAAAATTGCGTCGAAGAGCGTTGTGCCAAGCGATACAGTTGCATATTCGGAGATGGGTAATAAGAGTTTTTTTACTGTGAAATTTTTCATATAATCCCATGCTTGATCAAATTCTTATCAACAACTCCCTTGTCCCAGGCAAAACTGCGACATTTGTGAAGAATAATACTATTGTGTATCTCATCCATACTGTAGGTGTATACTCACGCTATTTAGATGTCAACTTTTAGTGAGGGAGGATATGCTTGCTGGTTTGTGTGAATCGCCACGAGTATTCTAGACACTC comes from Desulfocapsa sulfexigens DSM 10523 and encodes:
- a CDS encoding CBS domain-containing protein, with the translated sequence MKNFTVKKLLLPISEYATVSLGTTLFDAILALEQAQEKFYHGKYQHRAILVLDDEKKVVGRISQHRILKAIEAGEELSKDLSKLKMFNFSDAYIENIRETIRLDTKIFTQQALKKAAGKKVEEFMQKPTPDEYVAESSPLDIAVHKLVSGNHLSLLVKRDEEIIGVLRIADVFVAACHGMKALNIGEK